GATTCGCAGAGCCGTTGAGCTGGCGGAGGCTAGCACCAGCGGCGAAATACGTGTTTGCATTGAGAAAAAATGCGATGTGGAGCCATTGGAGCGTGCCACACAGTATTTTGAGCAGTTAAATATGCACAAAACGCGTCTGCGCAATGGTGTGCTGATCTACCTGGCTACGGTTGATCGTAAATTTGCCATAATTGGCGATGGCGGGATCAATGAGCTGGTACCAGCCGATTTTTGGGACAGTACCAAAGAGGCCATGCTGGAACAATTTAAATACGGCAAACTGGTAGAGGGTATCATAACCGGATTACAGATGGCTGGCCAACAACTGAAAAAATACTTCCCCCACCAGGATAACGACCGTAATGAACTGCCGGACGATATTGCCTTTATGGATGGCGAAGACTAAATTGTGTACACAATGTTTAAGAAACTGATATTGAGCCTGGCGTTGGTGCTGGCCATTGGGGCGGCCTT
This region of Mucilaginibacter yixingensis genomic DNA includes:
- a CDS encoding TPM domain-containing protein — translated: MARFTEEEQLQIRRAVELAEASTSGEIRVCIEKKCDVEPLERATQYFEQLNMHKTRLRNGVLIYLATVDRKFAIIGDGGINELVPADFWDSTKEAMLEQFKYGKLVEGIITGLQMAGQQLKKYFPHQDNDRNELPDDIAFMDGED